In a single window of the Helicobacter felis ATCC 49179 genome:
- a CDS encoding FeoA family protein, which yields MTLLDCQKDHRYTILEIQGADTALKDRFLSFGIRPGVEFTLLQHSLRRATFSICIDNAQIALRSHEAALLHVSPL from the coding sequence ATGACTCTGCTAGATTGCCAGAAAGACCATCGCTACACAATCCTTGAAATTCAAGGCGCAGACACTGCGCTAAAAGATCGCTTCTTATCCTTTGGGATTCGCCCGGGTGTGGAATTTACGCTTTTACAACATTCTTTGCGCCGCGCCACCTTTAGTATCTGTATTGATAACGCCCAAATCGCTCTGCGCTCCCATGAAGCCGCTTTACTCCATGTGTCTCCGCTATGA
- a CDS encoding YhdP family protein, whose product MQLGKLHIEKFYLKLDNKLVLEIGQLDLREVLKKDPKKTPPSLNTIIQGVRYSLWILSYFQKLSIQEIVFNAKTKAHILFDGKTYELNFPGIQAKFLLQDRKNLSLKLLQATSTLFHARAQGQAHYNLHTKQLSFDLDLSPLNDVANLRKSNLIAHAQGLTDFNTLILKLSTNEIHHLDFLKPYFPEGSHPVVQAWLFDNIDFSSVKVSVAKATLNLKDKNMAKTLLDKISAQAIVKNAHVRFQEKLSPINAKEVILELKNRSLIIEPKNAIYETMPLDNSSVRIDHLGKGSSLSADIKATPSRSFQSVKKILQAYNIPLPVAKMNAPLSADLLLGVQFLPNKRSLFSIQGSIEVGEGSFLLYDTPLYTKQANIVLDINPEHKRLSIATSHTRYHNMADMDANLMLDFVAKQLKGNFGVHKIQINTNNAINMQSFSPSRTLPKTLPDPINAAHLPNIVAQGKQVLEKHILASIKAQNQEVFSKDVIYAHASNLPTLEFKLDFSKPQELGFDLRNLGVAGKLKNGLYTLELKDFRKLFGISPILRYYGIKKGTLHLSSPDLKNVKFTGIVQQPFPLYHHDGRRLNNISFLGTFKPEGLEIFSDDGAIMGRIQGKQQIFFFSDLNFNVDEFLNAKIPFIKDMLTPSATRPTKAQIRNESAFIRAKQHYEKLHNIQPISTIISANNTTLTLKSFPLVLNNIRLVVRDDRTMIDGNYHHAMLSADIVHGDVIVRARNFSGDYLNFALQRVTSQNLIGGGLYGLTGVYRNQVFNGELRMQNTVIKNFKVLQNIVNVINTIPSLIVFRNPRLGAHGYEISKGRVLFGVSSDYLGLEHIQLSGTTLDVDGNGIIELSNKKTDLSLDISTIKGFSNVINKIPILNYLILGGSGKISTHVHVSKTLDNPAIKVTLAKDIAQAPFKILRRIFTPIDIIVDEIKKGLADHDSARLPERPSLHNP is encoded by the coding sequence TTGCAATTAGGAAAATTGCACATTGAAAAATTCTATCTAAAACTTGATAATAAACTCGTGCTAGAAATAGGACAGCTTGATTTAAGAGAGGTGTTAAAAAAAGATCCTAAAAAAACCCCTCCAAGTCTCAATACCATCATTCAGGGCGTGCGCTATAGTTTGTGGATTCTCTCTTATTTTCAAAAACTCAGTATCCAAGAGATTGTTTTTAATGCCAAAACTAAGGCCCATATTCTCTTTGATGGTAAAACTTATGAGTTAAACTTTCCGGGCATTCAAGCTAAATTTTTACTCCAAGATCGCAAAAATCTTTCTCTCAAACTCCTTCAAGCCACCTCAACTCTTTTTCATGCGCGCGCTCAAGGGCAGGCGCATTATAATCTTCACACCAAACAACTTAGCTTTGACCTAGATCTCTCCCCTCTTAATGATGTTGCCAATCTAAGAAAATCCAACTTAATCGCGCATGCGCAGGGTTTGACGGATTTTAATACTTTGATTCTCAAATTGAGCACCAATGAAATCCACCATTTGGATTTTCTTAAACCTTATTTCCCTGAAGGTAGCCACCCAGTGGTGCAGGCTTGGCTTTTTGATAATATCGATTTCTCCAGTGTTAAAGTCAGCGTTGCCAAAGCCACCTTAAACCTCAAAGATAAAAATATGGCCAAGACACTCTTAGATAAAATCAGCGCACAAGCCATCGTAAAAAATGCCCATGTGCGTTTCCAAGAAAAACTCTCCCCCATCAATGCTAAGGAAGTTATCTTAGAGCTTAAAAATCGTTCCCTCATCATTGAGCCTAAAAACGCTATTTATGAAACCATGCCTTTGGATAACTCTAGTGTGCGCATCGATCATCTTGGCAAGGGGTCTTCTTTGAGCGCAGACATCAAAGCCACCCCTAGCCGTTCTTTCCAAAGCGTTAAAAAAATTCTGCAAGCCTATAATATCCCTCTACCTGTAGCAAAAATGAACGCGCCTTTGAGCGCTGATCTTCTCTTGGGCGTGCAATTTCTCCCCAATAAGCGTTCTTTATTTTCCATACAGGGCAGTATAGAGGTTGGCGAGGGCTCTTTTCTCCTCTATGACACCCCCCTTTACACCAAACAGGCCAATATTGTCCTAGACATTAATCCGGAACACAAACGCCTCTCCATTGCCACCTCCCACACGCGCTACCATAATATGGCTGATATGGACGCTAATCTCATGCTAGATTTTGTAGCCAAACAACTTAAAGGGAATTTTGGCGTGCATAAAATCCAAATCAACACCAATAACGCGATCAATATGCAATCTTTTAGCCCCTCAAGAACTCTACCTAAAACTCTGCCCGATCCCATCAATGCCGCACACCTTCCTAATATTGTCGCGCAAGGAAAACAAGTCCTAGAAAAACACATTCTAGCCAGCATTAAGGCGCAAAACCAAGAGGTTTTTAGTAAGGATGTGATCTATGCCCATGCTAGCAATCTACCCACCCTAGAATTTAAGCTAGATTTTTCTAAACCCCAAGAGTTGGGATTTGATTTAAGAAATCTAGGCGTAGCCGGAAAACTAAAAAACGGGCTTTACACTTTGGAGCTTAAGGATTTTCGCAAACTCTTTGGCATCTCTCCCATCCTGCGTTACTATGGTATTAAAAAGGGCACTCTGCACTTGAGCAGTCCGGATTTAAAAAATGTGAAATTTACAGGCATTGTGCAACAACCCTTCCCCCTCTACCACCACGATGGTAGACGGCTGAACAACATCTCTTTTTTAGGCACTTTCAAACCTGAGGGGTTAGAGATTTTTAGCGATGATGGGGCGATTATGGGGCGCATTCAAGGCAAACAACAGATCTTCTTCTTCAGCGATCTAAACTTTAATGTCGATGAATTTTTAAACGCCAAGATTCCCTTCATTAAAGACATGCTCACTCCAAGTGCCACACGCCCCACCAAAGCCCAAATCCGCAACGAGAGCGCATTTATCCGTGCCAAACAACATTATGAGAAGTTGCACAATATCCAACCCATATCTACCATTATCAGCGCGAATAACACCACCCTCACGCTCAAATCCTTCCCTTTAGTTTTGAACAATATTCGTCTTGTTGTGCGTGATGATCGCACCATGATTGATGGAAACTACCACCATGCGATGTTGAGCGCGGACATTGTGCATGGAGATGTGATTGTGCGTGCGCGCAATTTTAGCGGGGATTATCTCAATTTTGCTCTCCAAAGGGTTACCTCTCAAAATCTTATTGGAGGCGGACTTTATGGTCTAACAGGGGTTTATCGCAATCAGGTGTTTAATGGAGAATTACGCATGCAAAATACCGTGATTAAGAACTTCAAAGTTTTGCAAAACATTGTCAATGTGATCAATACAATCCCTTCCCTCATTGTTTTTAGAAACCCCCGCTTGGGCGCGCATGGTTATGAGATTTCTAAAGGCCGTGTGCTCTTTGGCGTGAGTTCGGACTATCTAGGACTAGAACATATCCAACTCTCAGGCACCACTTTAGATGTGGATGGCAATGGAATCATAGAACTGTCCAATAAAAAAACAGATCTCTCCTTAGATATTTCTACCATCAAGGGATTTAGCAATGTGATCAACAAAATCCCCATTCTCAATTATCTTATTTTGGGTGGAAGTGGCAAGATTTCTACCCATGTTCATGTGAGCAAGACGCTAGACAACCCCGCCATTAAAGTTACTCTAGCCAAAGACATCGCTCAAGCTCCTTTTAAGATTTTACGCCGTATTTTTACTCCCATTGATATTATTGTCGATGAAATTAAAAAAGGACTCGCCGACCATGACTCTGCTAGATTGCCAGAAAGACCATCGCTACACAATCCTTGA
- the fliN gene encoding flagellar motor switch protein FliN produces the protein MDQQGNKETQGVNIQSNPTLNILTPVNPKIKKQPTLNPREIELTTYLEELIEDYKGLLDMEVTFMAELGSTSIPLGEVLRFERGSVIDLQKPAGESVDTFVNGRVIGKGEVMVYEKNLAIRLNEVLDSNAIVYYIAKDM, from the coding sequence ATGGATCAACAAGGCAATAAAGAAACACAGGGTGTGAATATCCAATCTAACCCAACCCTAAATATTCTTACGCCCGTTAATCCTAAAATCAAAAAGCAACCGACTCTAAATCCTAGAGAGATCGAGCTTACAACTTACCTAGAAGAATTGATTGAAGACTATAAGGGTCTGTTAGATATGGAAGTAACTTTCATGGCTGAGTTGGGCTCAACTTCTATCCCGCTAGGTGAGGTTTTGCGTTTTGAGCGCGGATCGGTGATCGATTTACAAAAGCCTGCCGGGGAGAGTGTGGATACTTTTGTCAATGGGCGCGTGATTGGTAAGGGCGAGGTGATGGTCTATGAAAAAAATCTTGCGATCCGCCTCAACGAGGTTTTGGATTCCAATGCCATTGTCTATTACATTGCTAAGGACATGTAG
- the nth gene encoding endonuclease III codes for MKTKAQHIKARLVEHFGNPSTELHYDNTYQLLVAVILSAQCTDARVNATTPALFALYPNVDSLARADLTTLKECIKSISYPNNKAKHLIKMAQEVCSRFKGVIPSTQAELKSLPGVGQKSANVVLSVCFGQNYLAVDTHVFRVAHRLGLSQAKTPLQTEKDLSALFESDLAQLHHALILFGRYTCKALKPLCENCFLGDLCTHKTKSSIIISKT; via the coding sequence ATGAAAACTAAAGCCCAACACATCAAAGCCCGCCTTGTGGAGCATTTTGGCAACCCTAGCACAGAGTTGCACTATGACAACACCTACCAACTTTTAGTCGCCGTCATTCTCTCGGCCCAATGCACAGACGCGCGTGTGAACGCCACTACCCCCGCCCTCTTTGCACTCTATCCAAATGTTGACAGCTTGGCGCGGGCTGATTTAACCACACTTAAAGAGTGTATCAAAAGCATTTCCTACCCCAACAATAAGGCCAAACACCTTATCAAAATGGCCCAAGAGGTCTGCTCGCGTTTTAAAGGCGTGATCCCTAGCACACAAGCAGAACTTAAAAGCCTCCCGGGCGTGGGGCAAAAAAGCGCTAATGTCGTGCTCTCCGTGTGCTTTGGCCAAAATTATTTGGCGGTAGATACCCATGTCTTTAGGGTCGCCCACCGCTTGGGGCTAAGCCAAGCCAAAACCCCTCTGCAAACAGAAAAAGACTTGAGCGCGCTTTTTGAGAGCGATCTCGCACAACTCCACCACGCATTGATTCTCTTTGGGCGTTATACCTGTAAAGCGCTCAAGCCTCTGTGTGAAAATTGCTTTTTAGGGGATCTCTGCACGCATAAGACAAAATCTAGTATAATAATCTCAAAGACTTAA